A region from the Salvia splendens isolate huo1 chromosome 15, SspV2, whole genome shotgun sequence genome encodes:
- the LOC121769004 gene encoding perakine reductase-like yields the protein MAAQNSMERVKLGNQGLEVSKLGYGCMGLTGFYNAPISVEDGIAIIKEAFNKGITFFDTADVYGKDHSNEYMIGQALKELPREKVQLATKFGFFAFTSSGILVKGTPEYARSCCEASLKRLQVDYIDLYYIHRIDTTVPIEETMEELKKLVEEGKIKYIGLSEANADTIRRAHAVHPITALQMEYSLWTRDIEEEIIPLCRELGIGIVPYCPVGRGLFAGKKVVENIPQESYLQSHPRFTGENWEKNKTIYYRLEELAKKHDCTPVQLALSWVLHQGADVVPIPGTTKIKNLHENVGSVNVKLTDDDLKEICEAVPVEEVAGGRQGEALYKISWKFANTPHPKPK from the exons ATGGCTGCGCAAAATTCTATGGAAAGAGTCAAATTGGGAAACCAAGGACTTGAG GTGTCAAAATTGGGTTATGGTTGCATGGGGCTCACTGGATTCTACAATGCCCCTATTTCTGTGGAAGATGGCATTGCAATAATCAAAGAGGCGTTTAATAAAGGCATAACCTTCTTCGACACTGCTGATGTTTACGGGAAGGACCATTCGAATGAATACATGATAGGGCAG GCATTGAAGGAGCTGCCTCGGGAAAAAGTCCAACTAGCAACAAAGTTTGGTTTTTTTGCATTTACGAGCTCCGGGATTCTAGTTAAAGGTACTCCTGAGTATGCCCGCTCTTGCTGTGAAGCGAGCCTGAAGCGCCTTCAAGTGGATTACATTGATCTGTACTACATACATAGAATTGACACCACTGTACCCATTGAGGAAACA ATGGAGGAACTCAAAAAATTAGTTGAAGAAGGTAAAATTAAGTACATTGGTCTATCTGAAGCTAATGCCGACACTATAAGAAGGGCACATGCTGTGCATCCCATTACTGCATTACAAATGGAATATTCACTTTGGACCCGTGACATCGAAGAAGAAATAATTCCTCTCTGCAG GGAACTTGGCATTGGTATAGTTCCATACTGCCCAGTAGGCCGTGGGCTTTTTGCTGGGAAGAAAGTTGTGGAAAACATACCTCAAGAAAGTTACTTG CAATCACACCCAAGGTTTACAGGGGAGAATTGGGAAAAGAACAAGACAATCTACTATCGCCTAGAGGAATTGGCTAAGAAGCATGACTGCACTCCCGTCCAACTTGCTCTTTCATGGGTTCTACATCAGGGTGCTGATGTAGTTCCTATTCCTG GAACAACTAAGATAAAGAATCTCCATGAGAACGTCGGTTCTGTGAATGTGAAACTGACGGACGATGATCTGAAAGAGATCTGTGAAGCTGTCCCCGTTGAAGAAGTGGCAGGAGGGAGACAAGGTGAAGCTCTTTATAAGATATCATGGAAATTTGCTAACACCCCACATCCAAAACCCAAGTGA
- the LOC121768428 gene encoding 10 kDa chaperonin, mitochondrial-like, whose translation MAARRLIPTLNRVLVEKIVQPSKTTAGILLPEKSSKLNSGKVVAVGPGLRDKAGNNIPAAVKEGDTVLLPEYGGTQVKLGEKEYHLFRDEDILGTLHD comes from the exons ATGGCAGCGAGGCGACTGATCCCCACTCTCAACAGAGTTCTCGTGGAGAAAATTGTTCAGCCGTCCAAAACCACCGCCGGAATTCTCCTCCCTGAAAAATCATCCAAg TTGAACTCTGGTAAAGTGGTTGCAGTTGGACCTGGGCTACGCGACAAAGCAGGGAATAATATCCCAGCTGCTGTGAAAGAAGGCGACACGGTTCTCTTGCCGGAATACGGCGGCACCCAAGTGAAATTGGGTGAAAAAGA GTATCATTTGTTTAGAGATGAAGATATATTGGGCACTTTGCATGACTAG